The genomic window GGTCGTCAGACCCGACACCCAGAAGCTTCATCCTGCAGGTCTCCACGACGCCGCCGTCGAAGCCGTCCTCGCCGGCGATCCCGAAACCGCAGCCAGGGAGATGGAAAAACACGCCACCGCCTTCGGCAAGAACCTCATGAAAATGGAAGAAGAATACCACAAGACAGTAACACAGTGAGGGCTGTTTCAGGTTTCGGGCAAGGCAGGAAGGGTCCGCTCATCCATTGGTCAACACGAGGTCCTGCGAACACGTAGCGGCTGATTCTTCTTAAGTTATTCCCTCGAGATCTGGAGTCTGAAATCTGTAACTATCTTTCCTTCACCCTCCAAAGTCCGGGTTAATGAACTCCACTTTGTCGTCTTTGTTTACCGTTGTTGCGGGGTAGGCGTGGGGATGGATGAAACGGTTGTTGCATTCCACAACGAGATGTTTATCCGCTTCACCGGATAACCTTATCAGTTCGGCGATGGTCGTACCCTCGGGCACTTTCTCCTTCAGTCCGTTGAGAATGATCTCTATCTGTGCTGCAGGCGCCATGTCTGGAATAATT from Syntrophorhabdaceae bacterium includes these protein-coding regions:
- the thiS gene encoding sulfur carrier protein ThiS, with product MAPAAQIEIILNGLKEKVPEGTTIAELIRLSGEADKHLVVECNNRFIHPHAYPATTVNKDDKVEFINPDFGG